A window of the Coprobacter fastidiosus genome harbors these coding sequences:
- the gldM gene encoding gliding motility protein GldM, with translation MASPNSNLSPRQKMINLMYIVLTAMLALNVSSDVLNGFKQVDEGLVRTTQNSTIQNQALYNELSAFNQTNPEKSGAWYGKATEVKNRTESLYKYLDELKLRIVRQADGKDGNVNDIVHQDDLEAASYIMLSPRTGEGKKLRTALEQYSDFVTPMITDTIRRQIIYDYLYPRIAGQSERNHKKWEEVMFENMPVIAAVTLLSKIQSDLRYAEGEILHALQKNIDEGDVRVNQLNAYVIPASKTVMRGGKYSANIVLAAIDTTQAPAIYIGGQKLPEDRNGLYEFVCGKTGVFDFSGYLEVPHGDGTLTRHDFTSSYTVIDPTATVSATMMNVLYAGIDNPISISVPGIPTQAVQATMSGGTLTRSGNGWIARPGKVGQDVTITVTASMEGRSQVVNTTTFRVRKLPDPMPYIAYKDDKGNEQRYKGGKPFSKRILLSAPGIQAAIDDDLLNVSYRVLQFETVFFDSMGNVIPEVSDGASFSQRQKDAFRRLSRGKRFYISRVKAVGPDGIERDLSPIEVIVN, from the coding sequence ATGGCATCACCTAATTCAAATCTCTCTCCCCGGCAGAAGATGATAAACTTGATGTATATCGTCCTCACAGCCATGCTGGCATTGAACGTCTCGTCCGATGTGCTGAACGGGTTTAAGCAAGTAGATGAGGGATTGGTGCGGACGACACAGAATTCGACGATACAGAATCAGGCTCTGTATAATGAACTTTCGGCATTTAATCAGACCAATCCCGAAAAGTCCGGAGCTTGGTATGGTAAGGCGACAGAAGTGAAAAACCGTACGGAGTCTCTCTATAAATATCTCGATGAGTTGAAATTGCGTATTGTGCGTCAGGCAGACGGAAAGGATGGCAATGTCAATGATATTGTACATCAGGATGATCTGGAGGCCGCTTCTTATATTATGCTTTCTCCGCGTACGGGAGAGGGTAAAAAACTCAGAACGGCATTGGAGCAATACAGTGACTTTGTCACGCCGATGATTACCGATACGATTCGGCGACAGATTATTTATGATTATCTGTATCCTCGTATTGCAGGGCAGTCGGAACGGAATCATAAAAAATGGGAAGAAGTGATGTTCGAGAATATGCCTGTTATCGCAGCAGTTACATTGTTGAGTAAAATACAAAGCGATTTGCGTTATGCCGAAGGAGAAATCTTGCATGCTTTGCAGAAAAATATAGACGAAGGAGACGTCCGGGTGAATCAGTTGAACGCATACGTGATTCCGGCTTCTAAAACGGTAATGCGGGGAGGAAAATATTCTGCCAATATTGTATTGGCGGCTATCGATACGACTCAAGCTCCGGCAATATATATCGGAGGACAGAAACTTCCCGAAGATCGTAACGGGCTATACGAGTTTGTATGCGGGAAAACCGGAGTATTCGACTTTAGCGGGTATCTTGAAGTTCCTCACGGAGACGGAACTCTGACTCGTCATGATTTTACTTCGTCATATACGGTAATAGACCCCACGGCGACAGTATCGGCAACGATGATGAATGTTCTTTATGCCGGTATCGACAATCCGATCAGTATTTCGGTTCCGGGCATTCCGACACAAGCGGTTCAGGCTACTATGTCGGGAGGGACGTTGACTCGTTCGGGAAATGGTTGGATCGCACGTCCCGGAAAAGTCGGACAGGATGTGACGATTACGGTGACCGCATCTATGGAGGGACGTTCTCAGGTCGTGAATACGACGACTTTCCGTGTTCGGAAATTGCCCGACCCTATGCCTTATATTGCATACAAAGATGATAAAGGTAATGAACAGCGTTATAAGGGAGGAAAACCTTTCTCAAAGCGAATATTGTTGTCTGCACCGGGTATTCAGGCGGCAATAGACGATGATTTGTTGAACGTATCTTATCGTGTTTTACAGTTTGAAACCGTATTTTTCGATTCTATGGGGAACGTAATTCCCGAAGTTTCTGACGGGGCATCGTTCTCACAACGTCAAAAAGATGCTTTTCGCAGGCTCTCCAGAGGAAAACGTTTTTATATTTCCCGGGTTAAAGCGGTTGGTCCTGATGGAATAGAACGAGACTTGTCTCCGATAGAAGTGATAGTAAATTGA
- the gldL gene encoding gliding motility protein GldL, which produces MGKYKKYKNRIEKFLSGDSGKRFFNFAYSIGAAIVILGALFKILHLPGGNFMLSVGMGVEVMMFLLTAFDRPAKEYNWEEVFPVLSTKDPEDRPEFHGGQGGGVIIKGGTGATGTVVVNGGSSGVHVSPEEAKRTAGIPSDIQLGEEDTQSLSESIQKLSAAADQLSRMAELTEATQNYLSQLSAISAQMDQFKEATRSLTEVSNILLDSYKSITENSEGISDHSQGYVTQMEDLNRNLAGLNTIYEIQLKSISSQLDSIDRVNAGLKSIRDMYEHSMNDSNRYCEETEKMTKYMAQLNAVYENMLAAMTVNMYNRPMTPPQPPVTQTTSEEDENKAVAQ; this is translated from the coding sequence ATGGGAAAATATAAAAAATATAAAAATCGTATTGAGAAATTTCTTTCGGGCGATTCCGGAAAACGATTCTTTAATTTTGCTTATAGTATCGGTGCTGCTATTGTAATTTTAGGGGCTTTATTTAAGATATTGCACCTTCCGGGAGGTAATTTTATGTTGTCGGTCGGTATGGGGGTAGAGGTGATGATGTTCTTACTGACAGCATTCGACCGTCCTGCCAAAGAATATAACTGGGAAGAAGTGTTTCCCGTGCTATCGACCAAAGATCCTGAAGATCGTCCTGAATTTCATGGAGGTCAGGGCGGTGGCGTAATTATTAAGGGGGGCACCGGAGCGACCGGAACAGTTGTCGTTAACGGAGGATCGTCCGGAGTACATGTTTCACCTGAAGAGGCCAAGAGAACGGCTGGCATTCCTTCGGACATACAGTTGGGGGAAGAAGATACGCAGAGTCTTTCGGAAAGCATTCAGAAACTTTCTGCCGCAGCCGACCAACTTTCGCGTATGGCTGAATTGACTGAGGCCACCCAAAATTATTTAAGTCAGTTATCAGCTATTTCCGCACAAATGGATCAGTTTAAAGAGGCTACACGTTCGTTGACGGAAGTTTCTAATATTTTGCTTGATTCCTATAAAAGTATAACCGAGAATTCTGAGGGTATTTCGGATCATTCTCAAGGGTATGTTACTCAAATGGAAGATCTGAATCGGAATCTGGCCGGTCTGAATACGATTTATGAAATCCAATTGAAGAGCATCAGTTCACAATTGGATAGTATCGACCGGGTCAATGCCGGATTAAAGAGCATTCGGGATATGTACGAACATTCGATGAACGACAGTAATCGTTATTGTGAAGAGACGGAAAAGATGACTAAGTACATGGCACAATTAAATGCCGTATATGAAAATATGCTTGCGGCGATGACCGTAAATATGTATAACCGTCCGATGACGCCTCCTCAGCCTCCTGTAACTCAGACAACTTCTGAAGAGGATGAAAATAAAGCGGTTGCTCAATAA
- a CDS encoding SUMF1/EgtB/PvdO family nonheme iron enzyme yields the protein MKKIMLFLAIVGMLVSCAPSSAPNGGEVVGVSSTAFGEPTPYGMVLVKRGSFEIGPSEKDTLWGTPQTAKGISIDAFWMDETEITNSEYKQFVYWVRDSIIRERLADPAFGGNEAFKIEEDRDGNPVKPHLNWNKAIPWRNPTEDEARAIESVYRINPITGAKELDVRQLNYRYEVFNYTEAAKRKHRLDPARRILNTDVQPDPEAEVLISKDTAFFDDDGRIITQTIVRPLQSEFDFLNTYIVNIYPDSTAWVNDFDNAYNEPYMRMYFAHPGYNDYPVVGVSWEQATAFCVWRTHYLLAGIKGASYIEPYRLPTEAEWEYAARSGKNENKFPWSEDAPMSDKGCFYANFKPQKGNYVKDGNLITSRVGTYPPNEFGLYDMAGNVSEWTSTAYTEGGNLYTSDMNPDYRYNAAKEDPYRMKRKIVRGGSWKDVSNFVRSDIRMWEYQNEQRSYIGFRCVRTQVGFAKGRK from the coding sequence ATGAAGAAGATCATGTTATTTTTGGCAATCGTGGGCATGTTGGTATCTTGCGCTCCGTCTTCTGCACCTAACGGTGGAGAGGTGGTGGGAGTAAGCAGCACTGCTTTCGGTGAGCCTACACCTTACGGTATGGTATTGGTAAAGCGCGGTTCTTTTGAAATAGGTCCGTCCGAGAAAGATACTCTTTGGGGAACGCCCCAAACGGCGAAAGGGATATCTATTGATGCTTTCTGGATGGATGAGACCGAGATAACCAATTCCGAGTATAAACAATTCGTGTATTGGGTGCGGGATTCGATTATTCGGGAACGTCTGGCCGATCCGGCTTTTGGCGGGAACGAAGCATTTAAGATAGAAGAAGATCGGGATGGAAATCCGGTAAAACCTCATTTGAACTGGAATAAGGCGATTCCATGGCGTAATCCGACCGAAGATGAGGCTCGGGCGATTGAGAGTGTCTATCGGATCAATCCGATTACCGGAGCGAAAGAGTTGGATGTGAGACAGCTTAATTATCGATATGAAGTGTTTAACTATACCGAAGCTGCAAAACGGAAACATCGTCTCGACCCGGCACGTCGCATTTTGAATACTGACGTACAACCCGATCCTGAGGCAGAAGTGCTCATTTCCAAAGATACGGCCTTTTTCGATGATGATGGGCGGATTATTACACAGACGATTGTTCGTCCGTTGCAAAGCGAGTTCGATTTTCTGAATACCTATATCGTTAATATTTATCCTGATTCTACGGCTTGGGTAAATGATTTTGATAATGCATATAATGAACCTTACATGCGTATGTATTTTGCACATCCGGGTTATAACGATTATCCGGTAGTCGGTGTTTCATGGGAACAGGCGACAGCTTTTTGCGTATGGCGGACTCATTATTTGTTGGCCGGAATCAAAGGCGCTTCGTATATAGAGCCTTATCGTCTGCCTACTGAGGCCGAATGGGAATATGCGGCGCGTTCCGGAAAGAACGAAAATAAATTCCCTTGGTCCGAAGATGCTCCGATGTCTGATAAAGGATGTTTTTACGCTAACTTCAAACCGCAAAAGGGGAATTATGTAAAAGACGGAAATCTTATTACATCCCGAGTCGGAACATATCCGCCTAATGAGTTCGGACTTTACGATATGGCGGGAAATGTATCGGAATGGACATCGACAGCTTATACTGAGGGTGGAAATCTTTATACCAGCGACATGAATCCCGATTATCGTTATAATGCGGCGAAAGAAGATCCTTATCGGATGAAAAGGAAGATCGTGCGCGGAGGTTCATGGAAAGACGTGTCGAATTTTGTACGTTCTGACATACGTATGTGGGAATATCAGAATGAACAACGTTCGTATATCGGTTTCCGGTGTGTACGTACGCAAGTGGGATTCGCCAAAGGTCGTAAATAA
- a CDS encoding PorP/SprF family type IX secretion system membrane protein, whose amino-acid sequence MLVRIGLAFREAFVMSIKKIISLFLLLLGFVELRAQVDAQFSQYWALPNYYNAGAVGQDGKLNIRAGSRQQWVGMPGAPKTFLVSAEMPFRLFKQNHGVGLAMTNETLGLYSNMTIALQYAYKVRLWQGQLSLGLQLGLLDQRFDGTEVSIPESDYHNSSDDGIPQSELQGMAFDMGFGVFYSHKYFYAGLSSTHLTEPVITFDEKYETYTGRSYYFIAGGNIPFKNALYELQPSLLLKTTFQITQVELTARLRYNKFLWGGLSYRWKDALVIMIGADYKNFMLGYSYDYPVSAIVKATSGSHEVFLGYSLKIDFSNKNKNKHKSIRIL is encoded by the coding sequence ATGCTTGTCCGGATCGGTTTGGCTTTTCGGGAAGCATTCGTCATGAGTATAAAAAAAATCATATCGCTGTTTTTATTGTTGCTCGGATTTGTAGAACTTCGGGCACAAGTCGATGCCCAGTTCAGTCAATATTGGGCATTGCCTAATTATTACAATGCCGGAGCGGTAGGACAAGACGGTAAGTTGAATATTCGTGCCGGTTCGCGTCAGCAGTGGGTAGGTATGCCCGGAGCACCCAAGACGTTTTTAGTTTCGGCCGAAATGCCTTTTCGCTTATTTAAACAGAATCATGGAGTAGGGTTGGCGATGACAAACGAAACTCTCGGTCTGTATTCAAACATGACGATTGCCCTCCAATATGCTTATAAAGTGCGTTTATGGCAGGGACAACTCAGTCTGGGATTACAGTTGGGGTTACTCGATCAGCGTTTTGACGGTACGGAAGTTTCTATACCTGAAAGCGATTATCACAATTCTTCGGATGACGGTATTCCCCAAAGTGAGTTGCAGGGGATGGCATTCGATATGGGATTCGGAGTATTCTATTCCCATAAATATTTTTATGCAGGTCTTTCGTCAACACATCTTACCGAACCGGTGATTACGTTCGATGAAAAATATGAAACTTATACGGGACGTTCGTATTATTTTATCGCCGGGGGCAATATTCCTTTTAAAAATGCGTTATATGAGTTGCAACCCTCGCTTTTGTTAAAGACGACGTTTCAAATCACTCAGGTGGAGTTGACGGCTCGTCTGAGGTATAATAAGTTTTTGTGGGGGGGATTGTCTTATCGCTGGAAAGATGCGTTGGTGATTATGATTGGTGCTGATTATAAAAACTTTATGTTGGGATATTCTTATGATTATCCGGTTTCGGCAATTGTAAAGGCAACAAGCGGGAGTCATGAAGTTTTTTTAGGATATAGTTTAAAGATAGATTTTTCAAATAAGAACAAGAATAAACATAAAAGTATTCGGATACTATAA
- a CDS encoding GH92 family glycosyl hydrolase codes for MNYRAKYLLILFFLSLFAGYDLLAVAASSHRKKERLSEYVNPFIGASTNVRKARAGHGLGKTFPGATTPWGMTQVSPNTITGGDNGPGYSDEHTTIEGFALTQMSGIGWYGDLGNFLVMPTTGELFTYRGTEQYPEKGYRSRYNKRSEKASAGYYSVFLSDYKIKAELTATPHCGIMRFTYPKHKQARIQIDLARRVGGTSTRQYIERVDDQTIRGWMRCTPAGGGWGNGSGKADYTVYFYAQFSCPLKEYGIWSADIPDNWTRRLGDIGKPEYIDRVIHAETFHKRDKMEGNHLGFYTEFPTEEDDEVVVKTGISFVSMKGAEMNLKAEVRGWNFDRYRDKAASLWDEALSKIKVSGGTRDMRTIFYTALYHTMIDPRVFTDVTGEYIGGDKQVHKTDDFIKRTVFSGWDVFRSQFPLQTIINPEVVNDMICSFISLAEENGTKYYDRWEFLNAYSGCMVGNPAISVIADAYRKGIRNYDVKKAYAYAVNTAEKMGNDKKLGYVSGRVSETLEYAYSDWCLSVLAEDLGCKEAAAEYFERSRSYSKVFDEEQGWFRPRNADGTWKEWPEEGRLKESYGCVESNLYQQGWFVPHDIPGMADLMGGRTKTLADLTNFFEKCPSDFLWNAYYNHANEPVHHVPFLFNRLGAPWLTQYWTRAICNGAYKNKVEGLVGNEDVGQMSAWYVLSAMGFHPVCPGETRYELTTPLFDRVEIKLDDRYAKGKRFVIKTVGNASEACYIQSAKLNGKSLEKCYIDHSDIMNGGEISFRLASYPNYSWGLE; via the coding sequence ATGAATTACAGAGCAAAGTATTTGTTAATCCTTTTTTTCTTATCCTTATTTGCGGGGTATGACCTGCTTGCGGTTGCAGCATCTTCTCATAGAAAAAAAGAACGTCTTTCTGAATATGTGAATCCGTTTATCGGAGCAAGCACCAATGTCCGGAAAGCAAGAGCCGGTCATGGATTGGGAAAAACTTTTCCCGGAGCTACGACACCGTGGGGAATGACTCAAGTAAGTCCTAATACGATTACAGGAGGTGATAATGGTCCGGGGTATAGTGACGAACATACGACGATAGAAGGCTTTGCTTTGACGCAAATGAGCGGAATTGGTTGGTATGGTGATTTAGGCAATTTTTTGGTTATGCCTACAACCGGGGAACTGTTTACTTATCGGGGTACTGAACAGTATCCCGAAAAAGGATACCGTTCACGTTATAACAAGCGATCTGAAAAAGCTTCTGCCGGATACTATTCGGTTTTTCTTTCCGATTATAAAATAAAAGCGGAGTTGACGGCTACACCGCATTGCGGAATTATGCGGTTTACTTATCCGAAACATAAACAAGCCCGTATTCAGATCGATCTCGCCCGCCGTGTGGGAGGAACTTCTACTCGGCAATATATAGAACGGGTAGATGATCAGACTATACGAGGATGGATGCGTTGTACGCCTGCTGGCGGAGGATGGGGAAATGGATCGGGAAAAGCAGACTATACAGTATATTTCTATGCGCAATTCAGTTGTCCATTGAAAGAATACGGGATATGGAGTGCCGATATTCCCGATAATTGGACACGTCGGTTAGGAGATATAGGAAAACCCGAATATATCGACCGGGTCATTCATGCCGAGACGTTTCATAAACGGGACAAAATGGAAGGAAATCATTTAGGATTTTATACGGAGTTCCCTACAGAAGAGGACGATGAGGTGGTTGTAAAAACCGGTATCTCTTTTGTCAGTATGAAGGGGGCGGAGATGAATTTGAAAGCCGAAGTGCGAGGGTGGAATTTTGATCGTTATCGGGACAAAGCTGCCTCTCTGTGGGATGAAGCTTTGAGCAAAATAAAGGTGTCGGGAGGTACTCGAGATATGAGAACGATCTTTTATACCGCGCTTTACCATACAATGATAGATCCGAGGGTATTTACCGATGTTACGGGTGAGTATATCGGAGGCGATAAGCAAGTACACAAGACCGACGATTTTATCAAACGGACGGTATTCAGCGGTTGGGACGTATTCAGAAGTCAGTTTCCTTTGCAGACAATTATTAATCCGGAAGTCGTAAACGACATGATCTGTTCTTTCATATCTCTTGCCGAAGAGAATGGTACGAAATATTATGACCGGTGGGAGTTCTTGAATGCTTATAGCGGATGTATGGTCGGAAATCCCGCTATATCGGTAATTGCGGACGCTTATCGGAAAGGAATTCGTAATTATGATGTAAAAAAGGCTTACGCTTATGCGGTAAATACAGCTGAGAAAATGGGGAATGACAAAAAACTCGGATATGTGTCGGGAAGGGTTTCCGAAACATTGGAATATGCTTATTCCGATTGGTGTCTCTCTGTATTGGCGGAGGATTTGGGCTGTAAAGAAGCTGCTGCCGAATATTTTGAACGTTCCCGTTCTTATTCTAAAGTTTTCGATGAAGAACAAGGGTGGTTCAGACCTCGTAATGCAGATGGTACATGGAAAGAGTGGCCTGAAGAAGGGCGGTTGAAAGAAAGTTACGGATGCGTGGAAAGTAATCTTTATCAACAAGGGTGGTTTGTCCCTCACGATATTCCCGGAATGGCAGATTTAATGGGTGGAAGAACAAAAACTTTGGCTGATTTGACGAACTTTTTTGAGAAATGCCCGTCCGATTTTTTGTGGAATGCTTATTATAATCATGCTAATGAACCGGTTCATCATGTCCCGTTTCTTTTCAATCGTTTAGGAGCACCTTGGCTTACACAGTATTGGACAAGGGCTATTTGTAACGGTGCTTATAAAAATAAAGTGGAGGGTTTGGTCGGCAATGAAGATGTCGGCCAGATGTCTGCATGGTATGTTTTGTCGGCTATGGGATTTCATCCGGTGTGTCCCGGAGAGACTCGGTACGAATTGACAACGCCATTGTTCGACCGGGTCGAAATAAAATTGGATGATCGCTATGCAAAGGGAAAAAGATTCGTAATCAAAACGGTTGGAAATGCTTCGGAGGCTTGTTATATCCAGTCTGCAAAATTAAACGGGAAATCTTTAGAAAAATGTTATATAGACCATAGCGATATTATGAATGGCGGAGAGATATCTTTTCGATTGGCGTCGTATCCTAATTATTCATGGGGACTTGAGTAA
- a CDS encoding TonB-dependent receptor, which produces MMNRITLKQLSFLVIVFSLFSSTASVAQTISGKVFDKETGEPVLGATILLTGSSVATASGEDGSYLLKNLPANKSLEIECRFIGYSVHKETIMLQKGETKNIDFFLVSEDKQLDGVVVTGVRRRNTETAMISNIKNALTVSTGISAAQIVKTSDSDAAEIIKRVPGISLIENRFIIVRGLSQRYNNVSINNGAVPSSEADGRAFSFDIIPSSNIDNMMIIKSPTAELPGDFSGGFIKISTKNMPDENSLSLSVGTGINTVTHFKDFSLLQSSSTEWLGFDRCARPLSKDFPSHLGSMTDPSQITYYTKTGFNNDWNVKTFRPLPDLKLNLTWNRKIGDKVGTILTFGYSNANKTIPDMQNTRYGIYSATADVPTIEKNYIDNQFTNEVKINAMNNWSFILDSRNRFEFRNLFSQIGKNRFTERYGTSTVSGEYYENQTEMLYSSRLSYVGQLAGLHTLDEDMTQTLNWTVDYSYANKMEPDRRIIKNIGGIPADKVITPDLPSYNDMINRYDQKLYDHIASVGADYKKSFSDRSWNPEIKSGIYGEYRIREYTPREFIYRYDRLSGDERVDYINLPYTEMMNEKWLGYDKVYIEETTRKSNAYDGKNSIAAAYVEGVFPFGAFQANLGVRAEWWNMSIKYDRAISASQILMTEYKYDKVSVLPSFNVTYSFNDKNLIRLAYGRSVNRPEFREVSPAVYYDFELFAEVQGNPDLKMATIDNVDLRYELYPSAGETVSVGLFYKNFRNPIEWNFIDMGGSYRYSYENARSAYTTGVEVDIRKSLDFINIPDLTLVLNAAWVKSRVKFSDEGLVKEKDRPLQGQSPYIVNAGLYYTSSEKIGLSASLLYNIIGKRIVGVGKSTSVDGNSDYDVPDAYEMPRNVLDLTINKTFGKIVSLKLGIKDILAQSVIMKQFPTTTINGVKQEREQITRKYTPGRSISLSLSLKF; this is translated from the coding sequence ATGATGAACAGAATTACATTGAAACAACTTTCTTTTTTAGTAATAGTTTTTTCCCTATTTTCTTCTACTGCATCAGTCGCACAAACTATTTCAGGTAAAGTATTTGATAAAGAGACCGGAGAACCGGTATTGGGTGCAACCATTTTATTAACCGGATCTTCTGTTGCGACAGCATCGGGAGAAGACGGTTCATACCTGTTAAAAAACTTGCCGGCAAATAAATCTTTGGAAATAGAGTGCCGTTTTATCGGATATAGTGTTCATAAAGAGACTATCATGCTTCAGAAAGGAGAGACGAAAAATATCGATTTCTTTTTGGTCTCAGAAGATAAGCAACTTGACGGAGTCGTTGTTACAGGTGTACGAAGACGAAATACCGAGACAGCGATGATTTCGAATATAAAGAACGCCTTGACCGTTTCTACAGGTATATCGGCTGCACAGATCGTCAAAACATCAGACAGCGATGCTGCTGAGATTATCAAAAGAGTACCGGGCATTTCCCTTATTGAGAACCGATTTATTATTGTAAGAGGACTTTCTCAAAGGTATAATAACGTGTCGATCAATAATGGTGCGGTACCGAGTTCCGAAGCCGACGGCCGAGCTTTTTCTTTCGATATTATACCCAGTTCCAATATTGACAATATGATGATTATCAAATCCCCGACAGCAGAATTGCCGGGTGATTTTTCCGGAGGTTTTATAAAAATTTCGACAAAAAATATGCCGGATGAAAATTCTCTCTCGTTAAGTGTCGGTACTGGGATAAATACAGTTACCCATTTTAAAGATTTTTCGTTGTTGCAATCTTCTTCGACCGAATGGTTGGGATTCGATCGGTGTGCACGTCCTTTATCTAAAGATTTTCCTTCGCATCTGGGTTCGATGACCGATCCATCTCAAATTACTTATTATACGAAAACCGGATTTAATAATGATTGGAATGTAAAGACATTTCGTCCTCTTCCCGACTTGAAACTTAATCTGACATGGAATCGGAAAATCGGAGATAAAGTTGGTACGATTCTTACTTTCGGATATAGTAATGCAAACAAGACAATTCCGGATATGCAGAATACTCGATACGGAATATATAGTGCCACAGCGGATGTTCCTACTATTGAGAAAAATTATATTGATAATCAATTTACAAACGAGGTGAAAATCAACGCGATGAATAACTGGTCTTTTATCCTTGATTCGAGAAATCGATTCGAGTTCAGGAATCTTTTCTCTCAGATCGGGAAAAATCGGTTTACAGAACGTTACGGGACGAGTACGGTAAGCGGTGAGTATTATGAAAATCAGACGGAGATGCTATATTCTTCAAGATTAAGTTATGTGGGGCAGCTTGCCGGACTGCATACGTTGGATGAGGATATGACTCAGACTTTGAACTGGACTGTCGATTATTCGTATGCCAATAAAATGGAACCTGATCGTCGGATTATAAAAAATATCGGGGGAATTCCTGCCGATAAGGTAATTACTCCCGATTTACCTTCTTATAACGATATGATAAACCGTTATGACCAGAAATTGTATGATCATATTGCTTCGGTCGGGGCAGATTATAAAAAAAGTTTTTCCGATCGCTCATGGAATCCTGAAATAAAATCGGGAATATATGGTGAGTATCGCATTCGTGAATATACGCCGAGAGAATTTATTTATCGCTATGACAGACTTTCGGGAGACGAACGGGTAGATTATATAAACTTACCTTATACCGAGATGATGAATGAAAAATGGCTTGGTTATGATAAAGTTTATATAGAGGAGACAACGCGCAAATCGAATGCGTATGACGGAAAGAACAGTATTGCGGCTGCTTATGTAGAAGGAGTGTTTCCGTTCGGTGCATTTCAAGCGAATTTGGGTGTGCGTGCCGAGTGGTGGAATATGTCGATAAAATATGACCGTGCGATCAGTGCGTCACAGATACTGATGACAGAATATAAGTACGATAAAGTTTCGGTTCTTCCGTCTTTTAATGTTACTTATAGTTTTAATGACAAAAATCTTATCCGGTTGGCATACGGACGTTCGGTCAATCGTCCCGAATTTCGTGAAGTTTCTCCCGCTGTTTATTATGATTTTGAGCTTTTTGCCGAAGTACAGGGAAATCCCGATTTGAAGATGGCTACGATTGATAATGTCGATCTGCGATATGAGCTTTATCCTTCGGCCGGAGAAACCGTCAGTGTCGGATTATTTTATAAGAATTTCAGAAATCCGATAGAATGGAATTTTATCGATATGGGTGGCAGTTATCGTTACAGTTACGAAAATGCCCGTAGTGCTTATACGACCGGAGTTGAGGTGGATATTCGAAAATCGCTTGACTTTATAAATATTCCCGACTTGACTTTAGTTCTTAATGCGGCATGGGTGAAAAGCCGGGTCAAATTTAGCGATGAAGGGTTGGTAAAAGAGAAAGACCGTCCTCTACAAGGTCAGTCTCCGTATATCGTGAATGCCGGACTTTATTATACTTCTTCCGAAAAGATAGGATTATCGGCAAGTTTATTATATAACATTATCGGTAAACGTATTGTCGGGGTCGGAAAATCTACCTCTGTCGATGGAAACAGCGATTATGATGTCCCTGACGCATACGAGATGCCCCGTAATGTCCTTGACTTGACTATAAATAAAACATTCGGGAAGATAGTTTCTTTGAAATTGGGGATCAAGGATATTCTGGCACAGTCGGTTATCATGAAACAATTTCCCACTACGACGATCAATGGCGTAAAACAAGAACGGGAACAGATTACCCGGAAATATACGCCCGGAAGATCGATATCACTAAGTCTTTCTTTAAAGTTTTGA